Genomic window (Fundidesulfovibrio terrae):
GAAAAGGTCCGCTGCCTTGGGTATCTCCCCGAGGCCGACCTCTGCCAGGCCTACCGGCTGGCCCTGGCCTACGTGTTTCCGTCCCTCTACGAGGGGTTCGGCCTGCCCGTGGTGGAGGCCCAGTCCAGCGGCGCGCCGGTGATCTACGCGGCCGCCACCAGCCTGCCCGAAGTGGCGGGCGACGCGGGCATCGCCTTCGATCCCGAGTCCGCCGAGGATCTGGCCGTGAAGATCGCCTCCGTGCTGGACGACCCGGACCTGCGCAAGCAGATGGTGGCCAAGGGCTTCGTGCAGTCGTCCAAATACCGCTGGGACCGCGCGGGAGAAACCCTGTGGCGCGTGCTGCGCGAAACGGCGGAGCGGTAGGATCATGAGCGCCATGCCCAAGATCACGGTTGTCACGCCCTCCTTCAACCAGGCCCGGTATCTGGAGCGCAACCTGACCAGCGTGTCCGGTCAGAAGGGTGTGGAGGTGGAGCACATCCTGCTGGACGGCGGCTCCACCGACGACACCGTGGACGTAGTGCGCCGCTTTGGTTCGCACTTGGCCTACTGGCGAAGCGAAAAGGACGCGGGGCAGACTGCGGCTCTCATCGAGGGGTTCGAACGGGCCACGGGGCAGGTACTCTGCTGGCTCAACTCCGACGACTATTTCTGGAACGAGTACGCACTGCTCCGCGTGGCCGAGGCCTTCCGGGACAACCCCGGCGCGGCCATGGTCACGGGCGACACGGTGCTCACGGCCGACGACGAGACCCCGGTGATGGTGGACATGGTTTGGCGCCCGAGCGCGCGGCAGATGCGCTGCAATATGGCCGTGCCGCAGCAGTCCACGTTCTGGCGGGCGGACGCCTACCGGGCCGTGGGCGGCATCGATCAAAACTTCAAGTACTGCATGGACTTTGACCTGTTCCAGCGCATGAGCCAGGGGCGCGAAATAATCAGGATTCCTCACATTCTCGCGGCGTTTCGGCTCCAGCCCGCCTCCAAGACGGCCACTTGGGGGGACGTGTTCCGCCGCGAGGTGGCCATCTGCCAGACCCGCTACGGATCGGGCTTGTCCCATCGACTCAAGGTCAAGGCCGTGACCATGGAAATCCGCCTGGGCGC
Coding sequences:
- a CDS encoding glycosyltransferase family 2 protein, coding for MSAMPKITVVTPSFNQARYLERNLTSVSGQKGVEVEHILLDGGSTDDTVDVVRRFGSHLAYWRSEKDAGQTAALIEGFERATGQVLCWLNSDDYFWNEYALLRVAEAFRDNPGAAMVTGDTVLTADDETPVMVDMVWRPSARQMRCNMAVPQQSTFWRADAYRAVGGIDQNFKYCMDFDLFQRMSQGREIIRIPHILAAFRLQPASKTATWGDVFRREVAICQTRYGSGLSHRLKVKAVTMEIRLGAAWAELSAILTGRELPCYANARLEPCRAFARRKFGLQF